GCCGCTCGATATCCCGGCCGGAAATCAGGTAAGCTCCGTACTTTTGCAAATAGGATATCAATTCATCGGCAATACGGCCCACCGCGATAATTTCTTTCTCGGCGATGCAAGGCAGATTGTTGTCAAAGGAGCAGCCGGCGACAATATCTTTGGCCGCTTTGGCAATATCGGCGGTCTCATCCACCACCGCCGGCGGATTGCCGGCCCCGGCGCCAATGGCCTTCTTTCCGGAGGACAACACCGCTTTGACCACAGCCGGACCGCCGGTGGCCACCAGCATCTGAATGCCCGGATGCCGCATCATGGCGTTGGCCGCCTCAATGGACGGCTCGGCAACGGCGGTCAGAAGGTTGTCCGGGCCGCCGGCCTTGACGATGGCTTCATTTAAGAGCCGGATGGTGGTCAGGGATGTGTTCTGGGCGGTGGGATGGGGGCTGAACACGATCGAATTGCCGGCCGCGATCATGCCGATGCTGTTGCAGATCACGGTTTCAGACGGATTGGTAGTAGGAGTGATGGCCCCAATGACGCCGTAAGGAGCCATTTCCACCAGTGTCAGGCCGTGATCGCCGCTCCAGGCCCGGGACGTGAGATCTTCCGTGCCCGGCGTTTTGCGGGCTGCCAGCTGATTTTTCAGGATTTTATCCTCCACCCGGCCCATGCCGCTTTCCTGCACGGCCATCTGAGCGATAACGGCCGCATTGGCAAAGGCCGCATCCCGAATGGCCCGGATCAAAGTTTCCCGCTTTTCCAGGGTCAGCAGGCGAAGCTCCTGATAAGCCTGCCGGGCCGCCGCCACTGCCTGGTCCACTGTGGCGAAAATGCCGTCACCGCTGACTGCAGCGTCTTTTCCAGCCTTCATTTGGGTCAATACTGCCCTGGTGATCTGTTCAATAAGTGTTTGATCTACCATTATGTCTGTTCCTCCTTCCGGTGCCCGGCAGTCAATAAACGGCCATCCCTGCCCTGGCCACCGCAATATCTTGTTCCACCGAGCCGCCGCTGACTCCGATGCCGCCGATCACCTGTCCGTTTTTGACAATGGGCAGGCCGCCGCCAAACACGATCAGACGGCCGCCATTGGCGGTATTCAGGCCAAAAAGGGATTCTCCGGGCACTGCCAGTGCCGCCGCTTCCTCGGTGGACATTTTAAGGGCCAATGCGCTGTAAGCCTTATCCAATGACAGGGAAATGCTCGCCAGCAGTGCTCCGTCCATGCGCTGCTGCGCCACCAGATTGCCGCCTTCGTCTACTACGGCTATCACCACGGGGACGCCGATTTCCCGTGCCTTTTCTTCCGCCGCTGCCATCATCTGTTTGGCTTTTGCCAGCATTGTGTTTTCCTCCTGTTGTAATATGAAGTTTCCGCCGGGCAATGCCGCCATGACCTGCCGGGTGGCGGCGGCAATGATCGCTTCCTGTTCCAGGCGCCTGGCCAGGACAAACAGCAGGTCCGAGAGCCGGTTCAGATATAACAGGACCGGTCTGGAAACCTCCCCGGAACGCAGAAGAGTCACCGCCCGCCGCTCGGCCCGCCGCACCACCGTCCGCGCCAGGTCCAGGGCGGCAGCGGCAGGCGTGCCGCCGGAATTGACAAAATAGCGCTGGGGAATGCGTTTCTCTTCCAGAGAATCAATGATGGCTTCCAGCCCGGCCACATGGCTTTTGGCAATGCGGGGTTCCTGGCCTGAAGCGGCAGCGTCCGTCGCCAGGTCGGCATTCAGTGCAATCAGTTCGGTCTGAATTCGGTCGATAAGGGCTGCCGCCCAGTCCTGGCCGGTGAGAGCCTTGGCCAGCCCCATGGCGGCATTGGCTTCATCCACCGTACCGTAGGCGTCTACCCGGACATGGTCCTTGGACACCCGCTCCCGGCTGAGCAGGCTGGTTTGACCTTCATCGCCGGTTTTGGTATAGACCTTCATGCTCTTATGGCTCCCTCAACAAGTCTTGATCGATTTCAATGCTGTCGATGATGCCGACAATAGCGGCATCCACCGCTCCGTTGGGCCGGCCGCTCACATGCCGCGCCGAACTTCCTTCCACGACCAGAACGGTCTCGCCGGTGCCCGCCCCGATGGTATCCACGGCAATCACCGGCTTATCCCGGTCATCACCGCGGCAAAAATCCGCCGGCCGGACAATTAAGAGCTTGCAGCCGGTCAGGCTGTCATCCTTGGGGGTAGCCACTACGGTGCCGATGACCTTTCCAACCCACATGCGCCTTCACTCCCATCACGTTTCTTTCCGCAATTCCAGGCCGCATTCCCGGGCCAGGTCGCGGGCCAAGGGGGTAACCAGCGCCCGGGCGGGCGCAATGATGACGGTCTCGCCCCGTGAGGCAGCTGCTTGCACCGCTGCCGCATCAATGAGGCCGCATTTTGCCGCCGCTGCGGCTGCGGGTTCTCGCCGCTCCGTCCGCTCCAGTATCTTGCAGGTCTCCTGCATCAACTGCTCCACCGGCATCAGGCGTACACCAAAGCCGGCAATTTTTTTCAGATTGGTTTCCAGAGCCTGACGCAACGCCGGCGAGGCTTCGCCTATCTGTTCTTTGACCCGCCAGGCATCCCGCGGATCGGCGGCGTTTTGTGCCGCCAGCACCGGTTTGCCCAGCATCAGGGCCTGCAAAACCACTGTGGATGCCAGGGTGTCGGATAGGGTCAGAGCTAGTTTGGCCGCCGTGTTTTGGGTCAGGACAGGCACCAGGATGACTGCCGCTTCCCGCAGCTGCCGGCCCGGATAGGGCGACTGACTGTCGATGATCTCCAAGTCCTCCCCCAGCGCCTCCCGCAGCCGCCTGCTGCCCACAACCTGTTCCGCCGGCCGGGACAAAACCGCAGTGAAGACGATCCCTTGATCCTGCAGTCGCTGTAGTTGGTTCAGGGCGGGCTCCAGGCCGATACCGCCGCCGGTAAATACCGCCAGGGCTTTATGCCTCCGGCGTGAGGAAGGAACCGCCTGCAGGCGCTTCATCACTTCCGCCGTGATCAGCTTCACCATTGCTTCGTAATCCATGGCTACTCCCCCCCTCTTGGGCGCAGCCTGACCAGATCGCCGTTAGTCAGACCCAGGGCATTGGCTTCGTCGGTGTCCAGGTGGCATTCCAGCCGGAAATCCGGCTGGATTCTGACCAGGACATTGGCCAGGCTGCCGCCTCGGCCGCCGGCCGCCGCGATGGTCACCCGCTCGCCGTCGGCCAGGGCGTAGCGGCGGGCATCCTCTTGGGACATATGGATATGCCGGGCAGCGCAGATCACGCCTTCTTCTAAAGTGACCGTTCCCTGCGGCCCGGCGATGACGGCTCCCGCTGATCCGGCAATATCGCCGGAATCCCGTACTGGCGGCGCAATGCCTAAGATAAAACCGTCGGTACGGGATAACTCCACCTGAGTGAATCCCCGGACCGGTCCCAGAATCCGCACGCCCTGGAGGACTCCTTTCGGCCCGATGAGGGTCACGGTCTCCTTGGCCGCGAATTCCCCCACCTGTTTCAGGTCTTTGACCTTGGTCAGGGAATAGCCGCTGCCGAACAATATGGCCAGATGATCGGCCGAGAGATGAATGTGGCGGTTGGAAATGCCTACCGGAATGCCCATGTCTGTATGGGGCGTCTCCAATCTGGCCAGCGCCGCCAATACTTGCGTGACAGCCTCTTCAATTATCTTGCGTTCTGTCATCTCACCATCTCACCCCGTGCTTTCCCCTAACCTTGCGAGGCTCCCCATCTCTTTACCCTTCCATTTTAGGCAGGATCTTTTCAATGTCGGTGTGAGGGCGGGGAATCACATGGATCGAAACCACTTCGCCCACTTTCTGAGCCGCTGCCGCACCGCTGTCGGTAGCTGCTTTCACTGCGCCCACATCGCCTCTGACCATGACTGTGACCAAGCCGGAACCGATTTTTTCATAACCCACCAACAGGACGTTAGCCGCTTTGACCATGGCGTCAGCTGCCTCAATAGCGCCCACCAGCCCTTTTGTTTCCACCATTCCCAATGCCTCTCCGCGCATTCTATTCATCCTCCTTTATTTTGTTGTAATGCAGACAAGTTGCCTTCGGATCGCCCTTTTTACGCGGGCAGGCAGGATCACCGCACAGGTTGCAGATCTCGCCGCCCTTTTTTACCGGAGCCGCCGTTGGGACGGCCGCTTGCGCCTGGACCGCCGGACCTGCACCCGGCTCTGATGCTTTGCCGGTTTCTTGCTGCTCCTTTGCCGCTATCCCTGTGTCATCATTTGCCCTTATCGTTTCCCGGGTATAGACCAGACCGGCCGTTTCCTGATGGGGCCGCGGCATGATATGGGTGGCCCATACCCGGCCAACCTGGCCGGCAGCCAGCCGGCCGGCTTCTACCGCCGCTTGGATCGCGCCCACGTCGCCGCTTAGTTTTACCACCACCATGCCTCCGCCTTTGGTAAGCTCATAGCCGATCAGTTTGATATTGGCCGCCTTGACGGCGGCATCAGCCGCTTCTATGGCGGCAGTCAGCCCCACTGTCTCAATTAGGCCTACGGCATTTTGGACCATATTCTCACCTCGCTGGGAAACTGCTGAATACACCCCATCTGCGTCGCTGCTTCTGCGGTTACTTGCTTGTGTACACCAAGTACGCGGCGCGCGGCGTAATCCTCGTCGCGCCTAGCATCTGGGGCCTTTTCAGCAGTCTCTGACTTTAGATCCTATCGCGACATAATTGAAGTTATTTACGGCCTCCTAGTTTGGAGTTCATGTAAAATTTTTTCTACAATCTCATTCACTAGAGCTATATCAAGAATAGCCTCTGCTTCCTGACCCGGCTGCTCCGCCGGCAGTTCTTTGAACGGGATCCCCTTTACCAGGCGGGCGGCATGGCTGCCCATGAGGCGCCACTGGGCCGGTGTGCCCCGGCCTGACAGGAAAAATAGCGGCTCCCGGACCGGCAGTTTATAGTAATGGACGCAAAGTTCCTCAGAACCGATGGCCACCCCTACGCCAAGCCGGGAAACGGAAGCGGCCTGAAAGGCCAGAACCGCGGTTTCACTCTTGTCTCTCTCCTCCGTCACCCAGGGTATGCCCTCTTCTTCCATGCCGGCCTGGACTTCCCGCTGTTTTAAGCTAAGCTCCGGATGAGGCAGGGTATAGACCATCACGCAGGGTCTGACGGTTACCTCGCCGTTCGTCATGCGCTTCCCGCCCTTTCGTCCGGGTAGGACAGCACCAGGCCGGTAGCCACGGCATTGCGGGGGCCTTCCGTACCCCGGATGTTGCCCCGGCCGCAGACGATGCCGTATTCGGCCAGGGCATCGGTCACCATGTCGGCGACCTCAAAATCCAGGGCCGAACCGCCTACCAGCACCACAAAGGAAATGTGGCGGATATTGCCGGTGGGGGCCACCCGCGTCAGCGCCCGCAGCGCATTGGTGACAAAGACTCTTCTTTTGGCTTCCCGCCGCACATGGCGGATCTTATCAAGAGGATGATCGGTGGGGATGGGAATCATTTCGCTCTCTTTCAGAATCACTACCCGGGAAAAAACCTGCGGCGGCAGGTGCTGTTCAAAAAACTGCACAGTCCCGTCTTCCAGACGGATATGATACAGGCTCTCCACCTTGGCCAGAGGGTACATTTTGATTTCTTCCGCCAGGGCAAGGTCATTGAGTCCCAGTTCGGAATGGATCAGCATAGTCACCATGTCGCCGGCACCCGCCAGGTGAATGGCGCTGGTCCGCTCGTCCCGGCTGATGATCGCCGCATCGGTGGAGCCGCCGCCCATGTCCAGAATGGCCAGGGGTTTATCGGTGCCCGGCGTGGTCAGGGCGCCCCGGATGGCCATGTTGGCTTCCACTCCGGCAATGACCACCCTGACTCCCAGCTGCCGCCTCAACTGATCGGCAATCTGCTGCATGGGCAGCCGGCTGGTTTTGACCATAGCCGCCAGGGCCACCGCGTTTTCCAGCGCAAACTCGCCGGCCAGGCCGCCCTGGACTTTTTGCGGCACAAAGGTATCCACCGCCAGGATGTCCTGGATTTTCATGGCATCCAGCGGCTGTCCGGTCAATTCGCTCATGACCTGGCGCACCCGTTCCAGCATGCCGTTCACATTGGTGCCGGCCTCGCCCTGCACATCCTGGACCGGCTGGACCTGTTCCACCGCCGCCATGATTTTGGCGGCCCCGGCCTCCACATCAATATCGGTTCTGCCTTTTTCCCCGGATAAGCTGATTAGTCCGGCCGGAATGGTCCGGGCCTTCACATCACCCCGGGGGGTGCGGATAACCACGGCCGAGCGGTTGCCGATCAGCGCCCTGGCAATGGGCACTACCATTTTTGTCTCTTCCGCCGACAGTTGAAATACCGTGGCAATACCGTAAGGATTGGACAGATTTTTTATACTCTGACCGGCGGCGGCCACTTCCACCGCTGCCAGCATGCCCGGGGGCACCCGGTCGATGAAGGTGACTTCATCCAGCACCGGAATTTTGCGGTGCAGCCGGTTCACGATCAGCACGGCATCGTCCTGGCGGGCCACCGCTCCCTGCAGGTCCACGCCCCGGCTGGCGGCGGCATTGAGTTCCCGGGCGGCGTCTTCAAAGTCAATGCCGCCGGGAATGATGCAGATGATTCTCTCACCGGCCTTGACGCCTGCCAGGCGGTCAAAGGGCACGGTTACGCCCACTCCCAGCCCGATGCCGCCGGGGGTGGCGGGATTGTGACCGATCATGGTGGATTCGGTAATGATGGTCTCGGTAATGGTTTCCATCGCTAAATCGCCGATCACCGGTGTAGCCTCATTGAGGCGTATTTCCGTCAGGTCCGGCAATGCCAGCCCGACTTGCTGCAGCGCTTCTTCCAGGGCCAGGACGATGCCGGGAACATTGGCCGCCGTTCCCTTAATACCGGTAGTTTTGACAATGCTGCCGGCCAGAAACCGCCTGCCGCTGACGGCAAAGTCGGCCAGGCAGACCTCTGTGGTGGAATTGCCGATATCCACTCCTGCGACAATGGCCATAATCTTTTCCTATTCCGCTCTCAGGCGGTTACGGCGCCGGTACACCGCCGCCGCTTCCCGGACAATGGCGGCATTCTGCCTGGCATTGTACTTGGTCTCCAGTTCATCGGCAATGGCCAGCAGTTCCGGTTCGGTGGAGCGGTAGGGGCGCAGGGCGTTATAAATCTCGAGGATGCGCTGGTCGGGAACCGCTGTCAGTTCGGCCGCCCGGCGCAGGTTGTCGCCAAACTGATTGCGGTTTACACCGTCGGCGATCTCAGCCTGCATTTTCAGGGTTTCCGGCGTAATGCGCACGTCCTCGGCCTTGACTTCGTCTTTCAGCACTTTAGCCAGAGTGATATCCGCCAGGCTTTTGCCGGTAGGCGTCTTTAACAATTCCGGCCGCTTGCCGGACAGGGGATAATCCCGCTCCGGGTTGAGGCCGCCAGCAGCCGCCGGCAAAGGCGGCGCTTCTCCCGCCTGCGGTGCGGCCAGCATGGATTTCAATACTTCACGGACAATGTCTTCCACCACTTGTTGCTGTGACATTTCTCTTCACCTCCCGCGGCTTAAAACCGCACGTCCAGTTCCAGCGGCTTGGCGCCGGGAACCACATGCTCGGTTTCTTTAATGTGCAGCACGGCTGCCTTAGCCTGGAACTTGGGTCGGGCCATCTGGTCGTTTTTCGTGGGCACCGGCGTGGGGGATTCTCCTTTGGCGTATTTGGCCGCATTGCGGCCAATAGCGCGGTAGGACTCCAGGTCCAGAAGCGGCGACTGGGGGAACAGCTCCAGATTGCTCAAGGGTGGCAGGTCTTTCTGGTGAATGACCGTGGTGCCCCGGGACTGGATGCCGATGGCAATCCCCGAGCCGCTCAGCTTGGTGGCGTCGTGGGCGGCAAAAGCCACGTCCGAGGTCCGGAGCACCCGGATGACCCTGGCCTTAAGCCCTTCCTCCTCGATGCCGGCGATGACTTCCCGCAGCACCTCGCTGTGGGGAACATTGACAATCGTCTTATCCTGATATTTGCCAAAGGCAGGAGCCAGGGCGATCAGCACTTCGTCGGCCCGTGTTCCGGCCTTGGCTTCTCCCTTCTCTGTCAGGGCCATGGGCCGGCCGCCGGCTGCGGCCCTAGTGGGACGGGACGGCTGTTCCATGCCCTGCAGAACCTGTTCCACCACTTCCCGGATCAATTGTTCACTGATTTGCATTACTCTACACCTCTTTTCCCGACTCACACATCAAAGTCAGACGGTTTGACAGCCTGGCTGATGTTCTTGATTTCATCCCACCGCTCCCGGCTGATGCGGTAGCCGGTCCCGGGCCCCCGATAGTCGTTTTTGTTGTTGACGGCGCTGATGACATTGAACTGTTTATCCAAAATGGCCGACGTATGGAGATAATCACCGGAGATCCGCTGTTTCAACAGGTTCAGCACATGTTCGGCAATGTCGGTAAAACCGTTTTTAGCCAGAGCCTTGACGATATCCAGACCGGTAATGCCCCGCTTCATCATCGATTCGGCGGCCTTCAGGTCTTCCACCACATTGCGGGGCGGCATATCTTTGCTGCCGTGGGCGTAGGTGGCGGCCTCCACTTCGGCGTCGCTGATGGCCGGGAAGCCCAGTTCCTTAAAGACAGCCTGCAGCGCCCGCGCCGCTTTGTTGCGCACGCCGATGACTTCTTCCTCCGACACAGGCCTGAGGCCTCCGTCCACCATCAGGTCCCGCTGGATGATGTTCCAGTCGTCGTAGTCCTCCACATCCCAGTTGGAGCCGGCGAACATGTTGTCATAGTTGGGGACGCCGCTGTAGCCGGAACAGATGAAGTCAGTGCCGGGCAGCATCTGCATCAGGGTGCGGGCAGTGCGGCGGATATCGGAATGGGTAAAGGTCTGGTCATTGCTGGAGGCTACCTCCAGGTCCAGCATGGTGGTGCAAAGATTCTCCGCCAAAATGGCCCGGATGCCGGAAGGTACAGCCGCCGGCACGCCGACGCAGCTTACCGAGCCGTTCTGCAGCCCCTGGACACCGGCGCCGCGGGCGACCATGATGCAGCGGACTTCCAGATAGAGCATGGATTTGCCTTCGGCATAACCCATCTGCACTTCCGCGCCGGTGCCGGAGGTAAAGCGCATTTTCAGGCCGCGGGAGGCATAGGCTGAAGCCAGGAATGTCTTGGACCAGGGGGTGTCGTCCCCGTCCACAAAGACGTTCTCGGTGCCATATACCGAAATGGTCTCGGCATAGGCCGTGATGCCCCGCATGCCCAGTAAGAGCTCGGTGGCTTCCTCCAGGGCGCACTGGATCAGTACGCCGCCGCGTCCTACCTGGCCGCCCACCTGCAGGGCCAGGGCGTTGAACGGCGCATAGCGCACCACTGCTACGGTGGTTTCCATTTCATCGAAGCCGCGGTAAGCCGCCTCGGCGGCGTCAGCGGCGATCAGGACGGGATTGTCCTGGGTATTGGTGATGTGGCACTGGTTGGCAGGGGTCTTGCGGGCCCGCATTTTTTGCAGGGCCATCATCATTTCCACCACGTTCATGGTGTTGAATACCGCCACAAACTTGGCGGGAGTCAGGCCGCGGGTAATCTTGAGGATATCTTCCCGGGGCACATGGATATCCACCAGCATTTTGGCGATATCAACGTCACTCATGGCCATGGATTTTTCCGCCGCCCGGAGGTCGATGGCATAATCGGCAATAAACTGCTCGATAAAGTCGAATTTGACCCGGGGCACCCCGTCCATTTCGGTGATTTTGCCGTTTCCAACCTTAATGCTGGGTATGGGGTCATTGGGGCTGCCCATGGCCATCAGACCGACTTCGGGCCATTCGACGACAAAGCCATCCTGATTGACCGGGCGGGCGGCCAGTACTTCAAACCGTTTGGATCTTTTCATTGTCTTTTTCCTCCCCGCCGCTTAGATATAAGGCGTTGTCGCTGAAGCCGCCGCTCCGCCCATGGTTTCCAGCAGCTTCCTGCCGGTTTCCCTGGCGGCGATCACCGCCTGCCGTACGGCGCCGGAATCCCCGCTGAGCATGATGATCACTTCATTGGAAAAACTGGTGCCACTAGCTGGGCTGGAATAGCCCACTACTTCCACATTGGCGGTTTTGACCGCCACATCGGCCATGAGTACGCCGATAGCTGCCGGCGCGCCTACTGCCAGGCCGAAAGCCTTGCCGGCAGGTGCGTTGAAGGCTTTGACAAGGGCATGGCTGGCCCGGGCCGTGTACTGCAATTCTATATGTCCGGCATCATTGGCATAAACATCGCCCATGGTCCGGCCGACTTCTTTCAGGGCCACTTCAATCGCCCGGCGGGCGTCGGAAACTTCCTCGGCCCCAAAGATGATCAGAGAGCCGTGGCCGGCGCCGCCTTTTGTATCGCGGGCCAGCTCGATACTGACGATTTCGGTGTTGGTGGCCTTGACGGCTTCATCAGCCGCCATGATCTGGGGGCCGGCGCCGGTGCGGGCCCCCAGAATGCCGATGGAGCGATACTTGGGGTCCAGTTTCATTTTGGCGTGAAGAATGGGGTCCACGTTGGCAATGACCAGGCCGATGGTGTCGCCTATGGCTGTGCCGACAAACTCGGTAATCCCCGGGTTAGCGCCGGCCTTGAAGCTTTCCTGGGCGGGCCTGGCCCCTTGCGATGCGTTCTCGGTTTCCACCCGCTTTTTGATTTCGTCCATGACTTTGGCAATGAGCTGCTCCTGCATGAGATTTGCACCTCCGTGTTATCGCTATTTAACCTTGGGTAGAATTTTTTCCACATCCGCATGGGGACGGGGAATGACATGCACTGAAACGACTTCACCCACCTTCTGGGCGGCGGCCGCGCCGGCGTCGGTGGCTGCCTTGATCGCGCCCACGTCGCCGCGCACCATCACTGTCACCAGACCGGATCCGATTTTCTCATAGCCGATCAGGATGACGTTAGCTGCTTTCACCATAGCGTCAGCAGCTTCAATGGATCCTACCAAACCCTTGGTTTCTACCATGCCTAAAGCCTCACTCATAATGGTACCCCCTTTCTCTGAGATAGTCCCGTAGTAGTATTAAACCTTCCCCCGTATGAGCGGAAACAAGAAAAATAGGTTCCCTGACTCCTGCCCACGCCAGGCATGTTTTGGCCCTGGCCGGATCAGCGTCGGGCAAATCGATCTTAGTCGCCGCGCCGATCACCGGCCGGGCAAACATGCCGGCGAATCCGGGAGGAAGAGACATTTGCCGCGCAGTGGCATCCTGAATGATGAGGACGGCGGCCGCTTCCATGGCTGTTACTAAAAGCGCCGGATAAAATCGCGGCAGTTGGGAGTATTCGCCGGGAGTGTCGATGGCCGAGTCAAAAAAAGAGAGGCTCTGGGTCTTGACCGCCCGGCCCGCCTCCCGCCGCAGCGCCTGCAGCAGCGAGGTTTTGCCGGCGCCAACCGGCCCGATGACCATGATTTTGCCCATCTTACGACTGAGTCAGCCTGGCACCGGTAAAGCCCATGCCGTCCGCCAACAGATGCGTGACCTGCAGCAGAGCCGTTTCCACCGCCGATACGGCGCCGGTAATGACCAGGGAGCCGGTAAACCGGTCCAGAAAGCCTATTTCCACGGCAGCCGCTTTAGTGGCCATATCGGCGGCAATGATCGCCGCTTCACAGGGGGTAATCGTCAGAATACCGATAGCGCTGCTGCCCGCCAGACCCAACTTGTCGCATAACTCCCGCTTGGGATTGGCAATCAGATGGGCCAGCGTAACCTGTTTGCCGGGCACATATTCCTGAATGACTCTTGGCTTTTCGGCTGTCATATCATCCCTCACAATCTATGACTATCCCAATTTGTTAAAATATTTCGACTTTTGCCGCAACCTCCCTTGAGTGGTTCTTGCCAACCTATCGGACTAAATTGCCGGCCCTTGTTTACATAATGTTTCATTTTATTTTTCTATTTTTCCCCTAGTATTTTTTTNCTCTGCTGTAGGAATCTTTTTACCGGAAAAACAAAAGAAGACTGTCTGGACACAGTCTTCTATCATGTTGCTACATTCCTCTCGTAGATATTGCCGATAACCCTATCCCCGCAAGTCCCTCCTGGAACTCATCAAGAGAACCGTCCCCTTGAGTCTGCTCCCGCAGGAGCAACAACGCAGATGAGCCTTTTTCAACAGTCCCCTTTCGTTGTCTCCTGGCTTCCCTGACACAGGAGCTGGCTGCGGTATTGAGTCGGCGTCATCCCCACTTCCTGGCGGAACACCCGGCAGAAATAGCTGGCATCCTGATAGCCGGACGCCGCGGCAATGCGCACAATGGTGTGTTCGGCATTTTGCAGCATCCGTTTGGCCTTATCCACCCGCATCCGCGTCAGGAAGTCCACAAAATTGCAGCCTTTTTCCTGCTTAAACAGCCGGCTGAA
The Acetonema longum DSM 6540 DNA segment above includes these coding regions:
- a CDS encoding flavoprotein, giving the protein MDYEAMVKLITAEVMKRLQAVPSSRRRHKALAVFTGGGIGLEPALNQLQRLQDQGIVFTAVLSRPAEQVVGSRRLREALGEDLEIIDSQSPYPGRQLREAAVILVPVLTQNTAAKLALTLSDTLASTVVLQALMLGKPVLAAQNAADPRDAWRVKEQIGEASPALRQALETNLKKIAGFGVRLMPVEQLMQETCKILERTERREPAAAAAAKCGLIDAAAVQAAASRGETVIIAPARALVTPLARDLARECGLELRKET
- a CDS encoding BMC domain-containing protein; this encodes MVQNAVGLIETVGLTAAIEAADAAVKAANIKLIGYELTKGGGMVVVKLSGDVGAIQAAVEAGRLAAGQVGRVWATHIMPRPHQETAGLVYTRETIRANDDTGIAAKEQQETGKASEPGAGPAVQAQAAVPTAAPVKKGGEICNLCGDPACPRKKGDPKATCLHYNKIKEDE
- a CDS encoding EutN/CcmL family microcompartment protein; the encoded protein is MWVGKVIGTVVATPKDDSLTGCKLLIVRPADFCRGDDRDKPVIAVDTIGAGTGETVLVVEGSSARHVSGRPNGAVDAAIVGIIDSIEIDQDLLREP
- a CDS encoding cob(I)yrinic acid a,c-diamide adenosyltransferase, whose translation is MKVYTKTGDEGQTSLLSRERVSKDHVRVDAYGTVDEANAAMGLAKALTGQDWAAALIDRIQTELIALNADLATDAAASGQEPRIAKSHVAGLEAIIDSLEEKRIPQRYFVNSGGTPAAAALDLARTVVRRAERRAVTLLRSGEVSRPVLLYLNRLSDLLFVLARRLEQEAIIAAATRQVMAALPGGNFILQQEENTMLAKAKQMMAAAEEKAREIGVPVVIAVVDEGGNLVAQQRMDGALLASISLSLDKAYSALALKMSTEEAAALAVPGESLFGLNTANGGRLIVFGGGLPIVKNGQVIGGIGVSGGSVEQDIAVARAGMAVY
- a CDS encoding diol dehydratase reactivase subunit alpha — protein: MAIVAGVDIGNSTTEVCLADFAVSGRRFLAGSIVKTTGIKGTAANVPGIVLALEEALQQVGLALPDLTEIRLNEATPVIGDLAMETITETIITESTMIGHNPATPGGIGLGVGVTVPFDRLAGVKAGERIICIIPGGIDFEDAARELNAAASRGVDLQGAVARQDDAVLIVNRLHRKIPVLDEVTFIDRVPPGMLAAVEVAAAGQSIKNLSNPYGIATVFQLSAEETKMVVPIARALIGNRSAVVIRTPRGDVKARTIPAGLISLSGEKGRTDIDVEAGAAKIMAAVEQVQPVQDVQGEAGTNVNGMLERVRQVMSELTGQPLDAMKIQDILAVDTFVPQKVQGGLAGEFALENAVALAAMVKTSRLPMQQIADQLRRQLGVRVVIAGVEANMAIRGALTTPGTDKPLAILDMGGGSTDAAIISRDERTSAIHLAGAGDMVTMLIHSELGLNDLALAEEIKMYPLAKVESLYHIRLEDGTVQFFEQHLPPQVFSRVVILKESEMIPIPTDHPLDKIRHVRREAKRRVFVTNALRALTRVAPTGNIRHISFVVLVGGSALDFEVADMVTDALAEYGIVCGRGNIRGTEGPRNAVATGLVLSYPDERAGSA
- a CDS encoding diol dehydratase small subunit, with protein sequence MSQQQVVEDIVREVLKSMLAAPQAGEAPPLPAAAGGLNPERDYPLSGKRPELLKTPTGKSLADITLAKVLKDEVKAEDVRITPETLKMQAEIADGVNRNQFGDNLRRAAELTAVPDQRILEIYNALRPYRSTEPELLAIADELETKYNARQNAAIVREAAAVYRRRNRLRAE
- a CDS encoding aldehyde dehydrogenase family protein; the encoded protein is MMVDQTLIEQITRAVLTQMKAGKDAAVSGDGIFATVDQAVAAARQAYQELRLLTLEKRETLIRAIRDAAFANAAVIAQMAVQESGMGRVEDKILKNQLAARKTPGTEDLTSRAWSGDHGLTLVEMAPYGVIGAITPTTNPSETVICNSIGMIAAGNSIVFSPHPTAQNTSLTTIRLLNEAIVKAGGPDNLLTAVAEPSIEAANAMMRHPGIQMLVATGGPAVVKAVLSSGKKAIGAGAGNPPAVVDETADIAKAAKDIVAGCSFDNNLPCIAEKEIIAVGRIADELISYLQKYGAYLISGRDIERLMEVVLTERTEEMAPGCVGKPRRVYGVNKDYIGKDAKFILSKINIQAPDHIRVILCETPADHPFVLEELMMPVLPLVSVRDIDAAIDLAVKVEHGNRHTAVMHSKNVDYMTRLAKAIETTIFVKNAPSYAGIGVGGEGFTTFTIAGPTGEGLTSARSFTRQRRCALVDAFSIV
- a CDS encoding phosphate propanoyltransferase — protein: MTERKIIEEAVTQVLAALARLETPHTDMGIPVGISNRHIHLSADHLAILFGSGYSLTKVKDLKQVGEFAAKETVTLIGPKGVLQGVRILGPVRGFTQVELSRTDGFILGIAPPVRDSGDIAGSAGAVIAGPQGTVTLEEGVICAARHIHMSQEDARRYALADGERVTIAAAGGRGGSLANVLVRIQPDFRLECHLDTDEANALGLTNGDLVRLRPRGGE
- a CDS encoding glycerol dehydratase reactivase beta/small subunit family protein codes for the protein MTNGEVTVRPCVMVYTLPHPELSLKQREVQAGMEEEGIPWVTEERDKSETAVLAFQAASVSRLGVGVAIGSEELCVHYYKLPVREPLFFLSGRGTPAQWRLMGSHAARLVKGIPFKELPAEQPGQEAEAILDIALVNEIVEKILHELQTRRP
- a CDS encoding propanediol/glycerol family dehydratase medium subunit, whose amino-acid sequence is MQISEQLIREVVEQVLQGMEQPSRPTRAAAGGRPMALTEKGEAKAGTRADEVLIALAPAFGKYQDKTIVNVPHSEVLREVIAGIEEEGLKARVIRVLRTSDVAFAAHDATKLSGSGIAIGIQSRGTTVIHQKDLPPLSNLELFPQSPLLDLESYRAIGRNAAKYAKGESPTPVPTKNDQMARPKFQAKAAVLHIKETEHVVPGAKPLELDVRF
- the pduA gene encoding propanediol utilization microcompartment protein PduA — its product is MRGEALGMVETKGLVGAIEAADAMVKAANVLLVGYEKIGSGLVTVMVRGDVGAVKAATDSGAAAAQKVGEVVSIHVIPRPHTDIEKILPKMEG